A genomic region of Thermodesulfitimonas autotrophica contains the following coding sequences:
- the spoIIAB gene encoding anti-sigma F factor, whose protein sequence is MLNRFRLEFPSRPENVGLARVAVAAFAAQLDPTLEELDEIKGAVSEAVTNAIIHGYGNSPDGIVIVEGILYGDAIEVCVEDAGKGMEDVARAMEPEQTSDPERLGLGFTFMKTFMDEVKVDSVPGQGTRVIMRKQLATRH, encoded by the coding sequence GTGCTTAACCGTTTTCGCCTCGAATTCCCGAGCCGTCCGGAAAACGTGGGGCTGGCGCGGGTGGCGGTTGCTGCTTTCGCGGCGCAGCTGGACCCCACCCTTGAGGAACTGGACGAGATCAAGGGTGCGGTTTCCGAAGCGGTGACCAACGCCATCATCCACGGCTACGGCAATTCGCCCGACGGCATTGTTATCGTGGAAGGCATCCTCTACGGCGACGCCATCGAGGTTTGCGTGGAGGACGCCGGAAAAGGAATGGAGGATGTCGCCCGGGCCATGGAGCCCGAGCAGACGAGCGACCCGGAGCGGCTGGGCTTGGGCTTCACCTTTATGAAAACGTTTATGGACGAGGTAAAGGTGGACTCGGTTCCCGGCCAGGGCACCCGGGTCATCATGCGCAAGCAACTGGCTACCCGGCATTAA
- a CDS encoding STAS domain-containing protein, with the protein MVEIEKTGEVLVAALKGEIDLRVAPELRERLDRAIEGFAARHLVVDFAGVSFIDSTGLGVILGRYKRVTGTGGKFAVTGLKPAVRRVVELSGLLRIAPEFNSRAQAVRALAGGGAGA; encoded by the coding sequence TTGGTAGAGATAGAAAAAACGGGGGAGGTTCTGGTCGCCGCGCTTAAGGGAGAGATAGACCTTCGCGTGGCTCCGGAGTTGCGGGAAAGGCTCGATAGAGCGATAGAAGGCTTCGCCGCCCGCCACCTGGTCGTCGACTTCGCCGGCGTCAGCTTTATCGACAGCACGGGCCTGGGCGTCATTCTCGGCCGCTACAAGCGGGTGACCGGCACCGGCGGGAAGTTTGCGGTTACCGGGCTAAAACCTGCCGTTCGCCGGGTTGTGGAGCTATCCGGTCTGCTCCGGATTGCGCCGGAATTTAATTCCCGCGCCCAGGCAGTGCGGGCGCTTGCGGGAGGTGGGGCGGGTGCTTAA